The nucleotide window tgcaatgACACAGGTTTTCAACTATGTGGACCCATTATCCAGTGTGTTTTATATCACAGACCACTTGAAAATGTTCTCAATACACTAATTTTAACCAGAGCAGCCAGGCAGGCCCTCTCCTCGCCTGTGTAACGCAATATGTATCCAATTCCAGTAACTTCATTCTGAACTGGTTCTGGATATGATGCAGGAGGACTGAAATATGGTGACTCTCTGCCTTGTATTAAAATTTGACGTACATCAGAGCAGTCCTTTTTAAGTTTgtgtgagtggacacacacagacacctatgaaaatgtgtgtgcacacaggcacgcacatgcatacatgacTCAAGCCTCACAAGCTTGCACCCATccagacacccacacccacacgcatacAAATGGACAAGATTAGTCTGAATTTAAGTACGATTTTATGAAAGTGTCTCCCCTGTTTAATAGACTTTGGCAAGATGGATTTCCTGACCACCGTTTCCAAAAATGTAGCCTTAACTCCAGAAACAATGCATGAAAAAAACATAACCATAGACACTAAGACACAAAATATCTAGGTTTTGTGTTATGCAGTTGGTAGCAACATGCATAGGTTAGGCTGCTACACAGCTTAAAGCAAATGACATTTGTGTACCTGAAGTTAAGATTAGATTAGTTAGGATAGACATTTTTGAAGGTCTCATAGCCGTAAAGCTTAAACCAAAGGACATTAGGTATCAAAGCTGCCTGATTTCAGACGTGGGTCAAGATTTGAAAGTAGGCGATGGGCTCTGTGCACGAGCTTACTTGAAGTCGGCAAACCAGTTCCCTGTTCATTGACATCGCTGTCAGCAACCACCTGAAGAGGAGTGCTTTAGTTGTGCCAAGACGTTTGGTCACCGAAAATCCTTCCCTCCTTACTTTGTGCAGTCACTGCATGTAGGTTGCTGTTCTTAGGAAAAAGGTGGAAGCTAAAATGGCTTTTTATAACGACTTGAAGCTGAGCAGAGTGGCACACAGCAGTGCTCCTTAGAGCCGCCCATGGACATTAAGACTCGCGCACATTGTATTTCTTATGTTTTGGCACAACTAAAGCACTCATCTGCAGGTGCTTGTTGACAGCCATGTCAGCTAACAGGAAAACTGGTTTGCTGACATCAAGTGAGCTAGTGCACACTAGAGCCCTCAGCCTACTTTCAAACTGTGACCCACGCCCGAAGACAGGCAGCTTTGATACATAATGTCCTTTGATTTAAGCTTTACGGCTGTTGTGCAGAAAAAGCTATCATGCCCCCTGCCATAAATCAATTTTATAAAGGCAATGTAATTTCGTTGTTCTAAAATGCCCTAACAGGTTACCATTTAGAGAAGAGGCAATGGAACACCGGAACAGGCTTCCACCGCAGGCCAACACTAAACGTGCCTTGATTGCAGGACAGGTCTTAGGCAAAAAGTCTGTGCTATGAAGACAAGAAGTATTTTGAGTGAGTTCTGTATGTGAAAGTGACCAACAGACTTGTTTCAGGACACAGATTTATATAATTCAGTACTACATATGAAGATTTATTAGGGTGTTGGTTATTTTGGCAATAATTATCAGATCCACATCAACCAATGAAATACATCATAGTACATAGTACATTGTGGTACATAGTACATTATATCAATAAATATAACGGAATTGCATTGAATCTTACAACTGTGACACCAAACAACTGCTGTGCTGCAGATattcacagttcacacacaataTTCTGGACTGTTCTGTAGGGGTTTTCACCTTGGACAACGTGATCTCAATAAGCAAAACTGTCCTTGAAGAAAGAGAAGACGGgaggtttgtgtttatttgtactTGTACTGTTAGTATGGTGAAGTCCAAGTCAAcatttgcagattttttttttgtatctggAAGGAGTCCATTCACTCATATACTTCTAGAGAAAATGTCTCACAGATTATATTCATAATTCTACATTTTCAGTAAAAACACGTCACTGTAAGACAGTAATGACTTattaaaaacactaaaaaatTGAATATAATAATATCAACATATAACCGCTTACCAGGAAGCATAGAAACAACAAATGGGTTAACTGAGTCCAACATTAGTAACGACCAACTTCACTGAGCCACCAAGATCTCAAATCGATGCAGTTGCAACTTGTGGTCACAAGGTGGCAGCAGTCTCtgtttcaatctctctctctctctctctctctctctcagctctcctAACAAGGCCACTTGCGTTAGTGATGGAGCCAGGAGACCTGAATCTAGTGTGAAAATGTAGAGGACCTGCCCGAGCGGCCATTTTGGGCATAACAAGTTGTAAgtccaacaaaaaaacatacgtGCATAGAATAAGAACAAGAGAACGTTTGTGGTTGTACCAATGTTGACCTTTTCCTGTGAAAACAAACGATCACACAGTTGGGGGGGCTTCTCCACAAAGCACGATCCACAACGCAAAGATAGCAGCATCTTAAAGCTTGAGGGGGGATATCGACCCAGCGTCTCACACATAACAACACTCATTCATCCGTGACTAGAAAACCCGTCCATCATTAAATCTGTCACAACACCTTGGGCCCTGGCGCTTAAACACAAATTGAGTGTTCTCAACGTCACAGCGCCGACTGAGAAGAGAAAAATCAGACCCTTTAAAGCTCCTCCAAGCTGAccaacagaaataaaaaaagaataataaagaaaaatgGTTAGCcaagtgtaaaaaaaataaaggcaTGCTCAGAGAAAGCGCACTGGTGTCTCACTCAAAAATACACAGCCTCAGTTCAGCCCAGGATGTCGAGGGCCACAGTATTTCCAAGCCTCTCACCCGATCCAAATGAACTGTCCCCCCAGATCAGAGCAAGCATCTGACCAACCCTGGGCACTGCCCTGCCCTCAGAACTCTCCTGCGCTCTGCTCGGCCTTGCCCGTCTTGTCGTCCTGGCCGAGGGCCGGCGGGCTGCTGCTGCCCTCCCTGAGGGCGTGAGGTCCGCTCGGCCACAGCATGTCCACGCCGGGCGGCACGTCGTGACCCGGGGGCAGGGgcccaccgccgccaccaccgccgcctccgAGGTGCGCGGGCATGCAGCGGTGGCTCTTGTAGGTGCCCAGGTGGCGGAAGCTGCGCCCACACTGCTGGCAGCAGTAGGGGGTGGCGCCGCTGTGGATGCGCTGGTGCGTGTAGAGGTTGCCCAGCTCCTTGAAGCGGCGGCCGCACTGTGGGCAGGCGTAGGGGCTCTCACCTGTGTGCACCTGCGGAGACAGAGGGACATTTGTTTGACCATGCTGGCCCCAACGCCAAGCAAAGGGACCAGTCTAAAGACATTTGAAGGCCATCATCAAAAGGGCATTCAGGTTTGGCGAATACCTTTTACTCTGAATAGTTACATTTGAACAATTTGGTGTAAACACTCCATTGTAACGGTAACACCTGTCCACCTCACGTCCAGCTCCACCGGATGTTCGCCGAGAACAACCTCCTGAAATTGTTTGCGAGTGTTTGCAACTGTACACTGAAAATTCAAGGCAAACAGACAACTGTTTGCAAAAATTTGAATGCACCGCAGGTGTGTGGCTCAGCCACCATATAGCCTTGTGATCCTAAAATGGCATCTATTATTGTCAGCTATGGCGTGAGGGAGATATTTTGAGTGAGTCTAAGCAAATATCCACTGATACTGTGGTAATGTGGCCTTATGTAAATGATGTCTCCGCATCACTTACATCTCACCACAGACTTTTGGACATTCCGAGCAATTATGTCTTTAACTTTCACAAAACATCCTAATATTGTATCTTTTATTTTCCCCAAATATCCTAAAATGTGCTAATGAAGGCATTTACCCAGTAACGCCCTCTCAAATATCCCCAAAAGAAGACACATGTGGTTAACTGCTGGGCACTGAAGAATGCTGCAGGCATAGGCAGCCATTAACCACTCAGGTGTGAGAGCCTGTGCAACTGGATGTTTCAAATTCAGACTCATTCCCCATGCTCCAATGCCTTAATGCAAGCACAGACATAGAATAATAATGAACAATGTGACAGAGCAGTAAGAGATGGGAAAGCCCATGAGTTTTAAAAATTGAAACTATTTGACGGCCATGGTCGAGTTTACATAGGGTTTGTCCAAAACGCAACGCCTGGTGCCTCGCTGCCATCAGCAGTCTAACGAGTCACTCGCCTTAGCAGGCATCAAGGTACCAGCTACACACTTTGTTTCGGACGGCTTTGCAAGATAGCAACACGGAGCTCCGTTGCCAGGATACCAGACAGCAACATTCCACTGCATCAACAGCTGCTCATAATTAAATAGATGTTGAAtgttgaaggcagcatgaaggTTATGTTTACGCTGCCTTCACATTTCTGCAAACCCAAGCACAATACAGAAATAGAAATATAAAAATTTTGGACACAGCCATAGACACGTGATCATGAAACAGCACTCTCGTCATGGCTTCATTCCAGCATActtttcactgttttttcatgCTTATGCTGTGTGACATTAATACTGTGATACCCAAGCAGGATATCTTACCCGTAGGTGCCGTTTAAGGCCGGAGAGGACTGGGAagccttttccacactgggggCAGGGGAAGGGGCTCTGGGCTCCGCTGTGCCCCAGACGGTGGCTCTTGAGTCGGGCAGCGTGTCGGAAGCGCTCCCCGCACTCGGGACAGACGAAGGGCTTCTCGCCCGTGTGGATGCGCAGGTGCTGACGCAGGTTGCCCAGGTAGTTGAAGTGACGGCCGCAGTCGCCGCACTCGAAGCCGCCCTCCACCTTCCTCTCTCGAGGGCCCCCTGGACGGAGCCCTGCGACCCCGACCCCAGCGATGCCCCCGGAGTGACCGGAGAGTCCCTGCCGTACGGCgtcaccactgctgctgccgccgctgctgctgttgctgccccCGCCGTCGGCCCGGGAGGAGCTGCCGCCGGGGTTGAGGTGTAGCGACTCGGACGTTTCGTTGTGGTGCATCACTTTTAAGTGTTCCTCCAGAAACAAGGCGTCGGGGCAGAGGGTTCCGCAGAAAGAACATATGTAGGACTCTGATGTGAACTGTTGGCCTGAGTGTGGGGAGAGTAAGAGGAAGATGGGGCAGAAAGACAGATAACTAGTTAACTCATTTGTAAAGTGTGTGAGCCAACTGTTCCCAGAGGGTACAGAAAAACATTTGGATAACAACAAGCACAACAAAGTGATACTACAGCTGTCCTGCAGGTTTAGGCTTTAACAAATCAACCATGCTGCTCCCTACCATAACAGATAAATGCTTAAGATCTGACAGACACTGCACCATGTAAAACTTTACTATATAAAACCAGCCAGTTTTGCCAAACTATGACAATGGCATGCCAACACTGGTTAACCAGGGATGTAAGATGTTCCAACTTCCAAGCTGCTGTGTAATGATCAACTTGAGTTCAAATGGCTCATCGACATACACTGGAAAAGTGACTGATTGACTTTTTCTGAAATTATTTCCAGAGATGGCTTACAAACTTCCTCTTTTCAGGAGAACCCATTATATCATCAGGTGATTAACACTATCGGGTGTCACACTACGGTATGCTTAATGGGTTGTTTCCCGAGAACCAAGAGGGGACAGCTCTAATGGGCACTGCGTCTTACCAAAGATGGTGACTTTTACATCCCCACCAAACTAATGACTTTAGCTTTTGAGATTATGCTTCACTGCACTTACCCCCTGATTTACACTTGTGATATTACAGGCATCATTACAACTGTGGATTCAGGACGAGTACTAATTCTGCAACAACTCACTAGGGTCCATGGGGTCGCCATGATCGGCCAGTGGactttctccctcctctgtcgGTGAACCTTTCGGGTCAAGCGCGAACTcaggtgtgtgcgcgtgggagGCGTCCTTGGCCGCGTCATCGTGCTCTTCCTTCAACTCATCTGATGTGGGGTCACCATCATACTTAGCATCACCAAAACCTGAGGAAAACAATACTTGGGTAAGAAACTCAATAAAATTGGAGAATTCCAACTTTTGTCTGACTCAACCATGTCCTTGACACATTCTGTTACAGTACAACGTGACTCAAGAGACTATGGCACTTCATGTGAGCCATCCCCTCGTCACTTCACAAAGGCTAATAATCACTGTGAATCAAAATGAGTCATAAGTTGAACACACTGATGGTGGGATGCGTCGTGTATTTCACAACTCTGTGAGGTAATTTATGATAGTACTTCCCTTGACCAAAATCAACATCACCTTGCCATCATTATTAcacaaagtagcctagcctattccATAGCAGAAAGattgaaataggcctactgaaataaaaacaaaacaaaacaaaataaaacattagcctacttttCATATCCGCCGGGTAGTCCTCCCCTGTTATCCATTCGTATTCGTATATCCGTTTACTGCCCGATGGCAACATGTTAAAGATGTCCTCCGATGCCGAGTCGGTCTCCCCATCTCCAGGGCCTCCGCTACTGGTGCCGCTGTCCGTCCATGGATGAAGGGAGACCTGCTGAGAATCGTGACGAACCTCCCTATCGCAGCCGGACGTGGGCGCATTGTTCTGATCGATGTCAGGTTCAGCACCATTCCTTGAATTTTTATCTTTCATTAGGTAGTCACATATCGCATTAATATTCTCTTTTTTGACTCCTGTGACTCCCGGCTTGGCTTTCTTTGGGTCGTTGACACATTTATAGCCCGAATTGCAGTCTGATTTCCTTGTAGTCGCACCGCACTCTGTGGAACCAGAGAAATCATCTCTCCCGTCTCTCTCATCGCTCTCTAGCCGAGCTTTCAACAGTTCTATTTCGTCTGTTTTCTCTCGAAGTTCCATTTTGAGAACGCGAATCCTGACACTCACCATTTTTCGAATTTCCGACAACGCCGTCTCAAGAACAACTGTGATGTTCCTACCAAGATGCTCCGTGATCTCGCTCACCGAGCAAAGCAACTCTTCGTCGGCCTCATATTCGGAGAAATCCTCCTCGACTCGAGGAGCAGACCCTGTCATATCCATTAAAGTGTTGTGCTGAGTCGACGAAGGACTTGATTCGGGGAATCCGTGGCTCCTTTTGCGACTCATTGCACGAAGGGCACACGATTTgggctagcaagctagctactGTTTTGGATACTTGTGATGACAGACGAATGACTTGCTTGGGTACCGTAAAGTTTGTGTGTAAGACGACTCCCAAAATAACTGAGCCATTTTATTTGTAGCGCCCTCTGCCATAACATCCAAGAAGCGATTTATGTCCTCAGGATGGTTGACTGTCCGActcatggattttttttcatggtcagCTTTACAAATAATCATGTAAGAAAAAAGGCCTATACGATGGTGTAAATTATGTGTGGAAAATTAACTGCATTTGGCTAATTCTGCAAAAACATTCTATGAAATCATGCTTTAGTAGGCTAGTAGGCTAGACCTCGTTGGGATTTCGTTTTAGGTCCACAAGGTGGCGGTAGG belongs to Sardina pilchardus chromosome 16, fSarPil1.1, whole genome shotgun sequence and includes:
- the znf16l gene encoding zinc finger protein 16-like, whose protein sequence is MSRKRSHGFPESSPSSTQHNTLMDMTGSAPRVEEDFSEYEADEELLCSVSEITEHLGRNITVVLETALSEIRKMVSVRIRVLKMELREKTDEIELLKARLESDERDGRDDFSGSTECGATTRKSDCNSGYKCVNDPKKAKPGVTGVKKENINAICDYLMKDKNSRNGAEPDIDQNNAPTSGCDREVRHDSQQVSLHPWTDSGTSSGGPGDGETDSASEDIFNMLPSGSKRIYEYEWITGEDYPADMKSFGDAKYDGDPTSDELKEEHDDAAKDASHAHTPEFALDPKGSPTEEGESPLADHGDPMDPSQQFTSESYICSFCGTLCPDALFLEEHLKVMHHNETSESLHLNPGGSSSRADGGGSNSSSGGSSSGDAVRQGLSGHSGGIAGVGVAGLRPGGPRERKVEGGFECGDCGRHFNYLGNLRQHLRIHTGEKPFVCPECGERFRHAARLKSHRLGHSGAQSPFPCPQCGKGFPVLSGLKRHLRVHTGESPYACPQCGRRFKELGNLYTHQRIHSGATPYCCQQCGRSFRHLGTYKSHRCMPAHLGGGGGGGGGPLPPGHDVPPGVDMLWPSGPHALREGSSSPPALGQDDKTGKAEQSAGEF